Genomic DNA from Solanum dulcamara chromosome 4, daSolDulc1.2, whole genome shotgun sequence:
TCTTTTATGTTCTCCCTTATTTTATTGATTGAACAGCTTGATAGTCCCCATGTGACAGTTAGAATAATTGCATCAAGGTTGATAATAAAGTCTTGCTACTTTCATCTTAGAGGAGGATTTGAATTAATCCTGTCTCGATTTCTTCATATTcgaaatgatttatttgattaccTGTCTATAAGGCTTGCAAGCCGACCCAAAATGGTTGAAGAGTTTGCAGCAGCTATTCTTGGCACTGATACTGAAGAACTTGTCAAGAGAATGGTTCCTGTTGTCCTCCCAAAGTTGGTTGTTACTCAGCAGGATAATCAACAAGCAATTTTCACTTTATATGAGCTCGCCAAGCGCTTAAATACAGATATGGTGCAACTAATTGTTAATTGGCTACCTAAAGTACTTGCATATGCTCTTCATCGAGCCGATGGCCAAGAATTGCTATCTGTTCTGCAGTTCTACCATGAGCAGACTGGTTCTGACAAACAGGAAATTTTTGCTGCTGCACTCCCTGCCCTTTTGGATGAACTTGTATGCTTCACAGACGAAGATGAGTCAAATGAGATAAGTAAAAGGTAATATAGCTTCAGAAAGCACAAAGAAGATTACATTGTTGAGTTTCTTGAAGCATAGATTCTAGTTTCTGCTAAAGAGGCAGTTTTTGGCCTTTGttctttatttcttatcttttctATTTTGctgttctttttctttatttcccTTATTTTAGCTTTTCTCTCGGGGTGGCGAGAGCAGCTGAGGTGAGGTTGGATTAATTCTGAACTTTTACCTTTTTCTAGTGGGTTATTCTTTCTGGAAATGGAATCACAAATTGATAGTATATAAAGCAGGTAGAGGTCCTAGTTTCTAGTATTACTATCATGATGTCATCAGTTAATTGTACTGTGACTTTCCAGATTCCATCTGTTCTGTTGGGCTATAGTAGTGTCTGGATAAGTGGAAAATCTGAAAAGATCATGAAAGTACTTCTTCCTGCACAGGAATGTGACCGAGCAAGTATCCTtccaaaattttgtcttttttcCATCACCCTATTGAAGGTATACGTCTGTCCAGAAATCTTCCCATAAATTTTTGATAACTCCCTTTCTATATGTATTAGAAACAACTTTAGCGCACCAAGAACCTTCCAAACTATATGTAGCATCCATGAAATTTCTCCCCAAGGCATCTTATTCATTTAAAAACCATCCTATCAAgattatttaaaatgaaaagtAGCTAACTGTATTCCAGAAGTAATGAAAATTACTGCAGCTTTACATTGTATGAATGATGTTGCTAATTTCACAGGTTAATGAAGGTGCCTCAGGTGATAAAAGAAGTTTCTGGGATTCTAACTGGTGAAGAAGATATTCCTGCGTTTTTAAGGAATCATTTTGTTGGTCTCCTAAACAGCATTGATAGGAAAATGCTGCATGCTGAGGATATATCACTGCAAAGACAAGCTATCAAGCGAATTGAGATGCTGATAAGTATGATGGGTTCCCATCTTAGCACTTATGTACCAAAACTTATGGTTCTTCTCATGCAGGCTATTAATAAGGAATCACTTCAGGGGGATGGTCTTTCTGTTTTACATTTTTTCATCAAGAAGATAGCGCAGATATCACCATCTAGCACGAAGCACgtgatttctcaagtttttgcAGCTCTGGTTCCCTTCCTGGAGAGAGAAAGTGAAAGTTCCTCTTCTCATTTGAATAAAATTGTGGAGATCTTGGAAGAACTCGTACTTCAGAACAGATCAATTCTGAAGGAACACATTGGAGAGTTTCCTCCTTTGCCTACTATTCCTGCTTTAGATAGGGTGAACAGAATGATAAGTGCGGGCCGTGGAATGATGACCTTGAATGATCAGTTGCGGGATATTATTGATGGTTTGGATCATGAAAATTTGAATGTCAGGTATATGGTTGCATCTGAGTTGAGTAAATTACTCAACCTTAGGAGGGAGGATATCATGGCTTTAATTACTAAAGTAGGAGATGCAAACAGGGATGTAATGAGTGCTTTGATCACATCTCTGCTTAGAGGATGTGCAGAACAATCAAGAACAATGGTTGGTCAGCGTCTGAAGTTGATATGTGCAGATTGTCTTGGAGCACTTGGTGCAATAGATCCTTCAAAAGTCAAGGGATTTTCTAGCATGCGATTCCAAATTGCTTgttcagatgatgatttaatttttgaGTTGATTCATAAGCATCTGGCCCGGTCCTTCAGGGCTGCTCCTGACACCATTATTCAAGATTCTGCAGCCTTGGCAATTCAGGAACTACTAAAGATTGCAGGCTGTGAGGCATCTCTTGATGACAATGTTGTAGCTTCTACTTCACAGACAAGAGGAAAACGACTGGTGAAGTTGCCTGTATCCATGGTGGATGGTAAGTTGACTGAAGTGCAGGGAAGGGGTCAGAGATTGTGGAATCGTTTCTCTAGTTACGTGAAGGAGATAATAGCCCCTTGCTTAACCTCCAGATTTCAGCTGCCAAGTATGTCGGATTCCACATCTTCTGGTCCAATCTATCGCCCTTCAATGTCATTTAGAAGATGGATATTTTTCTGGATTAGGAAACTGACTGCACATGCAACAGGTTCTCGAGCAAGTATTTTCTATGCCTGTCGTGGTATAGTCCGTCATGATATGCAAATAGCAATGTATCTTCTTCCATATTTGGTCCTCAATGCAGTATGTGATGGTACTGAAGAGGCACGCTGTGGCATAACAGAGGAGATTTTATCTGTTCTGAATGCTGCTGCATCAGAGTATAGCACTGATGTTGTTAACGGTATAAGTTCAGGGCACAATGAAGTTTGCATTCAAGCTGTATTTACTCTTCTTGATAATCTTGGTCAATGGGTGGATGACGTACAACAGGAACTTTCACTTTCCCAGTCTATTCAAACTTCCAGTTCGAAGCAACAAGCTCTCAAGTCAAAGGAGAAGGCCATCAATCTGTCAGGTGATTCTGACCAGGTGCTTATTCAATGTAAACATGTCTCTGAACTCTTGGCTGCAATTCATAAAATGACTCTTGCAAGGGCATCTTTCAGATGCCAAGCTTATGCAAGGTCCCTTTTGTACTTTGAATCTCATGTGCGGGAGAAGTCAGGATCATTTAATCCTGCCTCTGAGAAGAGTGGCCTCTTTGAGGATGAAGACATCTCATTTCTGATGGAAATATATAGTGGGTTGGATGAACCAGATGGCTTGTGTGGATTTGCTTCCTTACGCAAGTCGAAGAGCTTGCAAGATCATCTATTGATAAATAAGAAGGCAGGAAACTGGGCAGAAGTATTGACTTCTTGTGAGCAGGCTTTGCAGATGGAACCAACTTCTGTCCAGAGGCATTCAGATGTTGTCAACTGCTTGCTAAACATGTGTCATTTGCAGGCCACAGTCACCCATGTAGATGGATTATTATCTAGAATACCTAAATACAAGAAAACTTGGTGTATGCAAGGTGTCCAGGCTGCATGGAGGCTTGGAAGGTGGGACTTGATGGATGAATACCTTAATGGGGCTGATGAAGAAGGTTTAGTATGTAGCAGTTCTGAGAGTAATGCTTTATTTGACATGGATGTCGCTAAGATTCTTCAAGCAATAATGAAGAGAGATCAGTTCTCCGTTGCTAAGAAAATTACTTTGTCGAAACAAGCTCTGATTGCTCCTTTGGCTGCTGCGGGCATGGATTCTTATGCTAGAGCTTACCCCTTTGTCGTCAAGCTTCACATGCTGCGGGAGTTAGAGGATTATAGCAGTCTCCTTGGTGGTGAGTCTTTCTTAGAAAAATCATTCATACTATGTGATTCAGATTTCTCAAAACTAATGGAAAGCTGGGAAAATCGGCTCAAACTCACTCAACCATCTCTCTGGGCTAGGGAACCACTCTTGGCTTTTCGGAGATTAGTTTTTGGTGCAAGTGGTCTTAATGCTCAAGTTGGGGAGTGCTGGATTCAATATGCAAAGCTCTGTCGTTCTGCTGGTCATTACGAGACAGCAAGTCGAGCAATTCTAGAAGCCAAGGCCTCAGGTGCACCTAATGTTCACATGGAAAAGGCTAAGCTTCTGTGGAGCACCAGACGAGCTGATGGTGCCATTGCTGAGCTGCAGCAGACCCTTCTGAATATGCCTGTTGAGGTTGTAGGCTCTGCAGCAATATCATCAATCACTAGCCTCTCATTGGTTCCATTGAACCCACAGCCTCTACTTTGTGGCACTCAGTCTTCCAATGAGAATAGTGGCGTTGCCAAAACTCTCCTACTCTATTCAAGGTGGATACATTACACTGGTCAAAAGCAGAAGGAAGATGTGATTAGTCTGTACTCTAGGGTGAAGGAATTACAGCCCAAGTGGGAAAAGGGATACTTTTACTTGGCAAAATACTGTGATGAACTACTTGTTGATGCCCGAAAAAGGCAGGATGATAAGGAGCAGTGTTCAAAAGCAGTCCCAGTGAATTCGACCCTTGTTGCTGCCATCAGTATGAACACTGAGAGAAGTTGGTGGTCATATCTTCCTGATGTGCTCTTATTTTATGCAAAGGGCCTTCACAGGGGCCATAGGAATCTATTCCAAGCCCTTCCTAGATTGTTGACACTGTGGTTTGATTTTGGTAGCGTTTATCATATAAGCAGCTCTCGAGCCAATAAAGAATTGAAAACAATCCATGGGAAGGTGATGTACACACATATGTTTCGTTTGTGTTGTGATGCTGATATCTTTGGATTCTTTTCTTAACTTTACCTCCTTTGCAGGTTCTGAGCATCATGCGAGGTTGTTTAAATGATTTTCCAACATATCAGTGGCTAACTGTTCTCCCTCAACTGGTTTCCAGAATTTGCCATCAGAATGAAGAAATTGTTCGGTTGGtgaaatacataataacaagtgTTCTCCGGAAATACCCTCAACAAGCCCTTTGGACAATGGCAGCTGTTACAAAATCTACGGTTCCTTCAAGAAGGGAGGCTGCTGCTGAGATTATAAATGCTGCAAGAAGAAAGTCCAATGAAGCAAGTGTTAGTTCTTTGTTTGCGCAGTTTGCTATGCTCATTGATCACCTAATCAAGCTATGTTTCCATCCTGGTCAAACAAAGGCAAGAACAATTAATATTTCAACTGAATTTAGTGCTTTGAAGCGGATGATGCCAGTGGAAATCATAATGCCAACCCAACAGTCCCTTACTGTCAATCTACCTACATATGATGTCAATACACCTGAGTCCATTACATCTGAAATCTTCTATTCAGAAGACCTTCCTATGATTTCAGGAATTGCAGATGAGGCTGATATTCTTTCCTCGCTTCAGAGACCAAAGAAAGTAAGGCCTTCTCTTCTTGATGCTTTTACATCTAATTTTCCCGaagattatttttcttcttagaAATTTCAATATTCTATCTACTTTCATTTACATTAATCACCAAAAATCCATAAGAGAGACATTTGTAGTTTATGTATGTTCTCAACTTTGCTTTCGAAGCTTCTAAGATTCCTTTCTCTCCAGTCTGGAGGACTTCACACCagaaaagggcagcccggtgcactaacagggtaa
This window encodes:
- the LOC129885289 gene encoding serine/threonine-protein kinase ATR isoform X1 is translated as MASLSSLVHELRERIAASSSTPPNIRNDDALEVRFRAVLPNLLNAYVVPSASANEREVFAVLKLIAHTAKNFPGVFYHGKAGAVLPVIGRILPFLAEPAFRSRHAVIIETIGALLSTLRTGDRDAYRQFFMDTLLVVEDLLHVASLCDKRSSTEPQEVFLRCFSVSCGGDWSNHETTILNDLPLCCKPPDGHGILINVKGKERWQPFASASIKILCRCLTEGTLYVEGLLKISSVLSACTLLCYGDVDVQMACFDFLRITGAAMNREMIPAERLIQLITAILCGDEDGLPVFSNTAYDSSIGGCLHVLYTNCPDDIVRSTSAELVSIFPHSLLKTRSLDLKDALCLAYTRIAKSCPPHIWRPESLIHLLYSPTPIMPLIECFQVALSRLFPDLTRGESVNNGVKGLSDVHESPRAAEKRPGEDLEISNAKHQKIDGENRYSSMKYEDVIQLSYGFGSLGEKQYADHMHNSLTLFIKLLKPPSQESSSLGPEVALTALSTLCIVFCRYPQAELSIQIFHQMNEWVPWVCEEANQKFPNPIDLHFFLEAIHNLLIIAGSLPSESEYFKTKGGNLALMQSLLRLPWTRSQSTDTYSSSKAKILSLCVLSKIGPILQGGNDLDILDLGLHDTAEDVRIEAVISMPVILMWSGCGLLNHIFKRLEILEKEAHGQINKVIPGCLGYLACLYGSCTTGVLRKCQCKFYLPKGNVRLNMTLDDLEGGFWCSKCDINAGLVNQSNSTVLSLPDIHKKEPTADHEYVHLQSIFFRLLFDESSEDVQLACVDVLQRILLHGTESILLKTRSEWLKCVDFLLMHEKKAIRESFSKQISFFIEEPILNCLFLYEEGHEAANRSKEQKFMDKIKYAVEKADDPLVFATLLEATAEIMKVIDVQSQSFMFSLILLIEQLDSPHVTVRIIASRLIIKSCYFHLRGGFELILSRFLHIRNDLFDYLSIRLASRPKMVEEFAAAILGTDTEELVKRMVPVVLPKLVVTQQDNQQAIFTLYELAKRLNTDMVQLIVNWLPKVLAYALHRADGQELLSVLQFYHEQTGSDKQEIFAAALPALLDELVCFTDEDESNEISKRLMKVPQVIKEVSGILTGEEDIPAFLRNHFVGLLNSIDRKMLHAEDISLQRQAIKRIEMLISMMGSHLSTYVPKLMVLLMQAINKESLQGDGLSVLHFFIKKIAQISPSSTKHVISQVFAALVPFLERESESSSSHLNKIVEILEELVLQNRSILKEHIGEFPPLPTIPALDRVNRMISAGRGMMTLNDQLRDIIDGLDHENLNVRYMVASELSKLLNLRREDIMALITKVGDANRDVMSALITSLLRGCAEQSRTMVGQRLKLICADCLGALGAIDPSKVKGFSSMRFQIACSDDDLIFELIHKHLARSFRAAPDTIIQDSAALAIQELLKIAGCEASLDDNVVASTSQTRGKRLVKLPVSMVDGKLTEVQGRGQRLWNRFSSYVKEIIAPCLTSRFQLPSMSDSTSSGPIYRPSMSFRRWIFFWIRKLTAHATGSRASIFYACRGIVRHDMQIAMYLLPYLVLNAVCDGTEEARCGITEEILSVLNAAASEYSTDVVNGISSGHNEVCIQAVFTLLDNLGQWVDDVQQELSLSQSIQTSSSKQQALKSKEKAINLSGDSDQVLIQCKHVSELLAAIHKMTLARASFRCQAYARSLLYFESHVREKSGSFNPASEKSGLFEDEDISFLMEIYSGLDEPDGLCGFASLRKSKSLQDHLLINKKAGNWAEVLTSCEQALQMEPTSVQRHSDVVNCLLNMCHLQATVTHVDGLLSRIPKYKKTWCMQGVQAAWRLGRWDLMDEYLNGADEEGLVCSSSESNALFDMDVAKILQAIMKRDQFSVAKKITLSKQALIAPLAAAGMDSYARAYPFVVKLHMLRELEDYSSLLGGESFLEKSFILCDSDFSKLMESWENRLKLTQPSLWAREPLLAFRRLVFGASGLNAQVGECWIQYAKLCRSAGHYETASRAILEAKASGAPNVHMEKAKLLWSTRRADGAIAELQQTLLNMPVEVVGSAAISSITSLSLVPLNPQPLLCGTQSSNENSGVAKTLLLYSRWIHYTGQKQKEDVISLYSRVKELQPKWEKGYFYLAKYCDELLVDARKRQDDKEQCSKAVPVNSTLVAAISMNTERSWWSYLPDVLLFYAKGLHRGHRNLFQALPRLLTLWFDFGSVYHISSSRANKELKTIHGKVLSIMRGCLNDFPTYQWLTVLPQLVSRICHQNEEIVRLVKYIITSVLRKYPQQALWTMAAVTKSTVPSRREAAAEIINAARRKSNEASVSSLFAQFAMLIDHLIKLCFHPGQTKARTINISTEFSALKRMMPVEIIMPTQQSLTVNLPTYDVNTPESITSEIFYSEDLPMISGIADEADILSSLQRPKKIILLGSDGIERPFLCKPKDDLRKDARMMEFNAMVNRLLSKCSESRRRKLYIRTFAVIPLTEDCGMVEWVPHTRGLRQILQDIYISCGKFDRQKTNPQVKRIYDQCLGKMPEDEMLKNKILPMFPPAFHKWFLNMFSEPAAWFRARVAYAHTTAVWSMVGHIVGLGDRHGENILFDSTTGDCVHVDFSCLFDKGLQLEKPELVPFRLTQNMIDGLGITGYEGIFLKVCEITLSVLRAHRETLMSVLETFIHDPLVEWTKSHKSSGVEVQNPHAQRAISNIEARLQGIVVGVGAAPSLPLAVEGQARRLIAEAVSHKNLGKMYIWWMPWF
- the LOC129885289 gene encoding serine/threonine-protein kinase ATR isoform X2, with translation MNREMIPAERLIQLITAILCGDEDGLPVFSNTAYDSSIGGCLHVLYTNCPDDIVRSTSAELVSIFPHSLLKTRSLDLKDALCLAYTRIAKSCPPHIWRPESLIHLLYSPTPIMPLIECFQVALSRLFPDLTRGESVNNGVKGLSDVHESPRAAEKRPGEDLEISNAKHQKIDGENRYSSMKYEDVIQLSYGFGSLGEKQYADHMHNSLTLFIKLLKPPSQESSSLGPEVALTALSTLCIVFCRYPQAELSIQIFHQMNEWVPWVCEEANQKFPNPIDLHFFLEAIHNLLIIAGSLPSESEYFKTKGGNLALMQSLLRLPWTRSQSTDTYSSSKAKILSLCVLSKIGPILQGGNDLDILDLGLHDTAEDVRIEAVISMPVILMWSGCGLLNHIFKRLEILEKEAHGQINKVIPGCLGYLACLYGSCTTGVLRKCQCKFYLPKGNVRLNMTLDDLEGGFWCSKCDINAGLVNQSNSTVLSLPDIHKKEPTADHEYVHLQSIFFRLLFDESSEDVQLACVDVLQRILLHGTESILLKTRSEWLKCVDFLLMHEKKAIRESFSKQISFFIEEPILNCLFLYEEGHEAANRSKEQKFMDKIKYAVEKADDPLVFATLLEATAEIMKVIDVQSQSFMFSLILLIEQLDSPHVTVRIIASRLIIKSCYFHLRGGFELILSRFLHIRNDLFDYLSIRLASRPKMVEEFAAAILGTDTEELVKRMVPVVLPKLVVTQQDNQQAIFTLYELAKRLNTDMVQLIVNWLPKVLAYALHRADGQELLSVLQFYHEQTGSDKQEIFAAALPALLDELVCFTDEDESNEISKRLMKVPQVIKEVSGILTGEEDIPAFLRNHFVGLLNSIDRKMLHAEDISLQRQAIKRIEMLISMMGSHLSTYVPKLMVLLMQAINKESLQGDGLSVLHFFIKKIAQISPSSTKHVISQVFAALVPFLERESESSSSHLNKIVEILEELVLQNRSILKEHIGEFPPLPTIPALDRVNRMISAGRGMMTLNDQLRDIIDGLDHENLNVRYMVASELSKLLNLRREDIMALITKVGDANRDVMSALITSLLRGCAEQSRTMVGQRLKLICADCLGALGAIDPSKVKGFSSMRFQIACSDDDLIFELIHKHLARSFRAAPDTIIQDSAALAIQELLKIAGCEASLDDNVVASTSQTRGKRLVKLPVSMVDGKLTEVQGRGQRLWNRFSSYVKEIIAPCLTSRFQLPSMSDSTSSGPIYRPSMSFRRWIFFWIRKLTAHATGSRASIFYACRGIVRHDMQIAMYLLPYLVLNAVCDGTEEARCGITEEILSVLNAAASEYSTDVVNGISSGHNEVCIQAVFTLLDNLGQWVDDVQQELSLSQSIQTSSSKQQALKSKEKAINLSGDSDQVLIQCKHVSELLAAIHKMTLARASFRCQAYARSLLYFESHVREKSGSFNPASEKSGLFEDEDISFLMEIYSGLDEPDGLCGFASLRKSKSLQDHLLINKKAGNWAEVLTSCEQALQMEPTSVQRHSDVVNCLLNMCHLQATVTHVDGLLSRIPKYKKTWCMQGVQAAWRLGRWDLMDEYLNGADEEGLVCSSSESNALFDMDVAKILQAIMKRDQFSVAKKITLSKQALIAPLAAAGMDSYARAYPFVVKLHMLRELEDYSSLLGGESFLEKSFILCDSDFSKLMESWENRLKLTQPSLWAREPLLAFRRLVFGASGLNAQVGECWIQYAKLCRSAGHYETASRAILEAKASGAPNVHMEKAKLLWSTRRADGAIAELQQTLLNMPVEVVGSAAISSITSLSLVPLNPQPLLCGTQSSNENSGVAKTLLLYSRWIHYTGQKQKEDVISLYSRVKELQPKWEKGYFYLAKYCDELLVDARKRQDDKEQCSKAVPVNSTLVAAISMNTERSWWSYLPDVLLFYAKGLHRGHRNLFQALPRLLTLWFDFGSVYHISSSRANKELKTIHGKVLSIMRGCLNDFPTYQWLTVLPQLVSRICHQNEEIVRLVKYIITSVLRKYPQQALWTMAAVTKSTVPSRREAAAEIINAARRKSNEASVSSLFAQFAMLIDHLIKLCFHPGQTKARTINISTEFSALKRMMPVEIIMPTQQSLTVNLPTYDVNTPESITSEIFYSEDLPMISGIADEADILSSLQRPKKIILLGSDGIERPFLCKPKDDLRKDARMMEFNAMVNRLLSKCSESRRRKLYIRTFAVIPLTEDCGMVEWVPHTRGLRQILQDIYISCGKFDRQKTNPQVKRIYDQCLGKMPEDEMLKNKILPMFPPAFHKWFLNMFSEPAAWFRARVAYAHTTAVWSMVGHIVGLGDRHGENILFDSTTGDCVHVDFSCLFDKGLQLEKPELVPFRLTQNMIDGLGITGYEGIFLKVCEITLSVLRAHRETLMSVLETFIHDPLVEWTKSHKSSGVEVQNPHAQRAISNIEARLQGIVVGVGAAPSLPLAVEGQARRLIAEAVSHKNLGKMYIWWMPWF